The Jannaschia sp. M317 DNA segment GCGCGCCATGCCACCGACAACACCCATGTTCAGGGAATAGAGGTTCATCATCCCGTGGCGCGCGGCGATTTCCGGCGGCAGTTTGGCATGGCCTGCGGCGTATCCGGCAGCACCGATGGACAGGATCGTGGCGGCGAGGAGGGCGGTGGTCTTGGTTTGCATGTCAGGCTCCGACTTTGCAGCGAGGGTCGCCTGATGGTGCGGCGTCGGGTGCCCTGGGTCAAATCACGTTCTGCGGTCGGCGTGCCATTTTGCCCAATCGGCTGGCGTATCCAGATCGCGAACCGCTCGGTCACCGGGCAGGGCCACCAACTCGGCCTTGTGCCTTGCCAGTATGTCCCGCGCCCCGGTGTCGCCTGTCAGGGCCTGCAGTTCGGGAAACAGCTCGCGATGCAGGACGATCGGGTGGCCGGGCGTGCCGTCCTGCGCGGTTGCGCGCAGAGCGGGCGCGGTACTGGTGCGCCAGGCCTGGGCGACGGCGTCAAGTTCCTCTGCGCCGATGCCGGGCAGATCGGCCAGTTGGATCATCAACGCATCGGATCGGCAGGCCGCCGCCCCCGCACGGATCGACGCAGACAGCGCCAGATCCTGCACGTCGAGCAGCCGCGCGGGCGTATCCCCCAACCAGGCACGGCGGGACCGGTCGGCGGCGGGCAGGGCCACCAGCACCTCGTCACTGACGGCGCAGGCGGCGCGGGTCGCGCGCAGGATCAGGGGGGTGCCGTCGATTTCCTCCAAAAGCTTGTCGCGCCCGGCCATACGGCTGGACGCTCCGGCGGCGAGGATCAGAATGGCGGGTGTTTGACGCATGGGGTGCTGCATAGCCGGGCCATCGCGCAGGGCCAATGGCCGAAACCCGTCCGCAGAACTAGCGGAGGGGGAGGGGCCACGCCAGGCGCGGCCCCGGGGGAAACCGCAGATCGCGGGTGGGAGGCCCGGCAATCCACAAGAACGCGTCCCGGATCAGGCCGGAACATCCTGCCCGACCGCACATGCCGGACAGCGAGGAGTTTTGCCCGAAAACGTTTAAATTAAGGTTAACGGGTCAGCTGGCGGCGTCGATCAGGGCCGAAAGCGGCTTTAGCGCGCCGTGCGCGACCTTTGGAATGATCCGATAGGCGGCGTTCACAAAGCAAAAGAACGCGAAGCCCAGCAGCCCCAGGCAGAGCAGGATCACCAGGAAATTGCCGAATGGCTGCGACTTGAGCCAGTCAAACACCGAATCCAGTCCCCCGGCTTCCTGACTGTTGCCGCTGAATGCCGCGGCCAGCAGCAGCCCGCCGATCACCAGGATCATCACCGCCTGTGCCAGAACCCCGGCCCGCAGCGCCCAGTCCCATTTGCGCGTGAACGGGTTGCCCATCAGCGTGTCGCGATAGGACCGTTTCCACGCCTTGATCCCATAATAGACCCCCGCCCCCAAAGTGCACAGCGCAGCGAAACCGACCATCAGGGGCCCGCCGGGCCAGGACAGAACCGCGCCGATCATCTCGGGGATGCCGCCGCCGCCGCTGTTGCGGCCCAGCGCGATGATCATGGCCAAGACCCCCAAAGCACCGTGCAGGGTTCCGGTCACCAGCATCCCCAGTCTGGACACGACGCCCTTTGCCTCGGTGCCGTAATCCTCCAGATCCTTGACCGCGTCGATGACCCGCCACAGGGCATAGGCCAGCAGGCCAAGACCGATCAGCCACAGAATGACGACACCCCAGGTGCTTTGAGACAAGGTCTCCATCGTCGAAGACGTGCCCTCCGCCTCGCGACCGCGCCAGATCGCCCAGAGAGACAGGCCCGCAACCGCCAGATAGGTCACACCGCGCCCTGCATATCCGGCACGCATGACGGGGATGGACCAGGAATAGTCAGACATTGGGAAGCGCTCCTTCGGGATGGGTGAAGGGGG contains these protein-coding regions:
- a CDS encoding NTP transferase domain-containing protein, with the translated sequence MRQTPAILILAAGASSRMAGRDKLLEEIDGTPLILRATRAACAVSDEVLVALPAADRSRRAWLGDTPARLLDVQDLALSASIRAGAAACRSDALMIQLADLPGIGAEELDAVAQAWRTSTAPALRATAQDGTPGHPIVLHRELFPELQALTGDTGARDILARHKAELVALPGDRAVRDLDTPADWAKWHADRRT
- a CDS encoding DUF1206 domain-containing protein is translated as MSDYSWSIPVMRAGYAGRGVTYLAVAGLSLWAIWRGREAEGTSSTMETLSQSTWGVVILWLIGLGLLAYALWRVIDAVKDLEDYGTEAKGVVSRLGMLVTGTLHGALGVLAMIIALGRNSGGGGIPEMIGAVLSWPGGPLMVGFAALCTLGAGVYYGIKAWKRSYRDTLMGNPFTRKWDWALRAGVLAQAVMILVIGGLLLAAAFSGNSQEAGGLDSVFDWLKSQPFGNFLVILLCLGLLGFAFFCFVNAAYRIIPKVAHGALKPLSALIDAAS